The Apium graveolens cultivar Ventura chromosome 6, ASM990537v1, whole genome shotgun sequence genome contains a region encoding:
- the LOC141668310 gene encoding protein VACUOLELESS GAMETOPHYTES-like yields MSSALEKFSDPGHTLILKEDITQAGAKCHVCAKSVLGQPAYTCSKTHNDACRNFYLHNTCAKLPTHIKHHKHNQHSLTLDNRPDTCSCDVCSRPVRVAYACYDCDFDVCVFCTCAMRMLHHEAHNQHELILMNRRAVVECDACGAVAKDSTYVCTTCEFWIHKKCAYADSIIQSPSCHHHPLRLIYSIPERHRDIAPDCSICDKVVYNSNWMYYCHQCTYFVHMNCATSSVSKEDEDESDDLSDALKDLRDEITGNLEEELEAEAINMLPDSVQFLAESSPVDLLGSLVSALL; encoded by the exons ATGAGTTCAGCACTAGAAAAATTTAGCGATCCCGGCCATACACTCATACTTAAAGAGGATATTACTCAAGCTGGTGCTAAATGCCATGTTTGCGCCAAATCAGTTTTAGGCCAGCCTGCGTATACTTGCTCGAAAACGCATAATGATGCTTGTCGAAACTTTTACCTCCACAATACTTGTGCTAAATTGCCAACACATATCAAACACCATAAGCACAACCAGCACAGCCTCACTCTCGATAATCGTCCTGATACGTGCTCCTGTGATGTTTGTTCTCGTCCTGTGAGGGTTGCGTATGCATGTTATGATTGTGACTTTGATGTGTGTGTTTTTTGTACTTGTGCTATGAGAATGCTGCATCATGAAGCTCATAATCAGCACGAACTTATATTGATGAATAGGAGAGCTGTCGTTGAGTGTGATGCTTGTGGCGCGGTGGCTAAAGACTCTACCTATGTTTGCACAACCTGTGAATTTTGGATTCACAAGAAATGTGCTTATGCAGATTCCATTATTCAGTCTCCGTCTTGTCACCACCACCCTCTCCGTCTCATCTACTCTATTCCTGAAAGGCACCGTGATATTGCACCAGACTGCAGCATCTGCGACAAAGTAGTTTACAATAGCAACTGGATGTATTACTGTCACCAATGCACATATTTTGTGCACATGAATTGTGCTACATCCTCAGTATCAAAGGA AGACGAGGACGAGTCAGATGATCTCAGTGATGCACTTAAAGATCTCAGAGATGAGATTACAGGAAATCTCGAAGAGGAGCTTGAAGCCGAGGCCATCAATATGCTGCCTGATTCGGTACAATTCCTCGCGGAATCGTCACCAGTtgatctccttggcagtcttgtgTCTGCGCTTCTGTAG